One Thermoplasmata archaeon genomic region harbors:
- the hisH gene encoding imidazole glycerol phosphate synthase subunit HisH yields the protein MNISITDYGVGNLYSIRRSLESCGANVKVIGDMKDLKDAECIVFPGVGAFDRTMEKLLPVREEICEMLRAGTPALGICIGTQILFEGSDEGQSPGLGLFKGRVEKLDCKMIPHMGWNQVESKDPLLDGIPDNNFYFVHSYYGNPKEEGITLGTTEYEGKVFESFFRKYNTYGTQFHPEKSSASGRKVLRNFISFAEGQL from the coding sequence CTGAACATCTCGATCACAGATTACGGTGTAGGCAACCTGTATTCCATACGCAGGTCATTGGAAAGCTGTGGTGCCAATGTCAAGGTAATAGGGGACATGAAGGACCTAAAGGATGCAGAATGCATCGTCTTTCCCGGTGTTGGCGCCTTTGACAGGACGATGGAGAAGCTTCTCCCAGTGAGGGAGGAGATCTGCGAGATGCTCAGGGCCGGAACGCCCGCCCTGGGAATCTGTATCGGTACTCAGATCCTGTTCGAGGGCAGCGATGAGGGGCAATCCCCAGGACTCGGGCTATTCAAAGGAAGAGTCGAGAAGCTGGATTGCAAGATGATCCCCCACATGGGTTGGAATCAGGTCGAATCCAAGGATCCCCTTTTGGACGGTATCCCCGACAACAATTTCTACTTCGTACATTCGTATTATGGCAATCCGAAGGAGGAAGGCATAACCCTCGGTACAACAGAATATGAAGGCAAAGTGTTCGAATCCTTCTTCAGGAAATACAACACCTACGGTACCCAATTCCATCCTGAGAAGAGCAGCGCATCGGGAAGGAAGGTGCTGCGTAACTTCATATCATTCGCGGAGGGTCAACTGTGA
- a CDS encoding 1-(5-phosphoribosyl)-5-[(5-phosphoribosylamino)methylideneamino]imidazole-4-carboxamide isomerase has protein sequence MRVIPAVDVLDHQVVQLVGGKPGSQQIVMPDPLKVAQMWVDKGADYLHLVDLDGAFGKENNLEVFKQITKEAGVPTEIGGGIRDADTIDDLVSAGVDRIIVGTKAVKEPEWLAEMADRHPGRIVLSMDTKEGKIAIKGWQESAQISIEDMFDRIKDLPLAAVLNTNVDVEGQKKGINEIQARKFISECPCKVIASGGVTSFEDAKILSAAGAEGAVVGLALYTDVIRPWEWNTPWLV, from the coding sequence GTGAGAGTCATCCCTGCAGTCGATGTCTTGGACCATCAGGTAGTACAGCTGGTCGGAGGCAAACCGGGCAGTCAGCAGATCGTAATGCCCGACCCTTTGAAGGTCGCCCAGATGTGGGTCGACAAAGGAGCAGACTATCTTCATTTGGTTGATTTGGACGGAGCATTCGGCAAGGAGAACAACCTAGAGGTTTTCAAACAGATCACCAAGGAGGCCGGAGTCCCCACGGAGATCGGCGGAGGGATCAGGGATGCGGACACCATAGATGACCTGGTCTCAGCCGGAGTCGACAGGATCATCGTCGGTACCAAAGCGGTCAAGGAACCTGAATGGCTGGCAGAGATGGCTGACCGCCATCCGGGCAGGATAGTTCTGTCAATGGATACAAAGGAGGGGAAGATTGCCATCAAAGGTTGGCAGGAATCCGCTCAGATATCTATAGAGGATATGTTCGACAGGATCAAGGACCTTCCGCTGGCCGCTGTTTTGAACACAAATGTCGATGTCGAAGGACAGAAGAAGGGAATTAATGAGATACAGGCCAGGAAATTCATCTCAGAATGTCCCTGTAAGGTTATCGCTTCAGGAGGAGTCACTTCCTTCGAGGATGCCAAGATCCTGTCTGCCGCCGGTGCTGAGGGAGCGGTCGTAGGATTAGCTTTGTACACTGATGTGATCAGGCCATGGGAATGGAACACGCCTTGGTTAGTATGA
- a CDS encoding nicotinamide-nucleotide adenylyltransferase, protein MRSDYDNFSLVVGRFQPLHKGHMDVILKCAEESDHLTIGIGSAQYSHTPENPFTAGERYMMINKALRDEGIGNYSIVPIEDLNRYPIWVAHVVSLVPPFRRVYSNNPLTKRLFQESGFEVKDSPLYNREVFSGTEIRRRIINDEEWRSLVPSAVAEVIDAIDGVNRIKQISSGVNDAPL, encoded by the coding sequence ATGAGATCGGATTATGACAATTTCTCTTTGGTCGTTGGACGCTTCCAGCCTTTGCATAAGGGCCATATGGACGTCATCCTCAAATGCGCAGAGGAATCTGACCATCTGACGATAGGAATCGGAAGCGCACAGTATTCCCATACCCCTGAGAACCCATTCACAGCAGGTGAGCGGTACATGATGATCAATAAGGCCCTCAGGGACGAAGGTATCGGGAATTACAGTATCGTTCCGATAGAGGATCTGAACAGATATCCCATCTGGGTTGCCCACGTTGTCTCACTTGTCCCGCCTTTCAGGAGAGTCTATTCGAACAATCCTTTGACCAAGCGTCTCTTCCAAGAATCGGGCTTTGAAGTCAAGGATTCCCCGCTGTACAATAGGGAAGTTTTCTCCGGAACTGAAATCAGGCGCAGAATCATCAATGATGAGGAGTGGCGCTCGCTCGTTCCTTCGGCAGTGGCAGAGGTAATAGACGCTATCGACGGAGTGAACAGGATCAAGCAGATCAGCAGCGGTGTTAATGATGCCCCGCTCTGA
- a CDS encoding CinA family protein, protein MMPRSEAEQLIEALRSKGLRMSAAESCTGGMIGCMMTSVPGSSDVFLGTAVTYSNDAKERILGVKHQTLMDHGAVSMETASEMAKGSIDAYESDVAVSVTGIAGPGGATPEKPVGLVYIAVADGPRVVVTKNLFQGDRQSIRNQTAVEAIKLLIELVEGKL, encoded by the coding sequence ATGATGCCCCGCTCTGAAGCTGAACAGTTGATCGAAGCCTTGAGGTCCAAAGGGCTCAGGATGTCGGCGGCGGAGTCCTGCACCGGTGGGATGATAGGCTGCATGATGACCTCCGTTCCAGGTTCTTCTGACGTTTTTCTGGGGACTGCAGTGACATATTCCAACGATGCAAAGGAGCGCATTCTAGGCGTCAAACATCAGACCTTGATGGATCATGGAGCCGTCAGTATGGAAACGGCATCTGAGATGGCCAAAGGATCTATAGATGCGTACGAAAGCGATGTAGCGGTTTCGGTTACAGGTATTGCCGGTCCGGGAGGAGCGACCCCGGAGAAACCTGTAGGACTTGTCTATATCGCGGTGGCAGACGGGCCCAGAGTCGTTGTAACAAAGAATCTATTCCAAGGAGATAGGCAATCTATTAGAAATCAGACTGCCGTTGAGGCGATCAAACTGTTAATCGAATTGGTCGAGGGGAAGTTATGA
- a CDS encoding HesA/MoeB/ThiF family protein, producing the protein MRFERQLPIFGEEGQQKIMSAVVGVVGCGGLGVNVITQLVSAGVSHFILCDHQSPELSNLNRQFIYSASDYRPKSVISAEWILTLNPSAEVQSNAEPLTELNGDLFRGCDILVDCLDNFESRMILSDLAENMNVPLVHGGVSGFTGQIAVCIPGKTKSLRDMIGTMKNPEGIIPTVGAGVSIIASMEALEVLKIISGLGTENEGKLITLDMECWITDSVQF; encoded by the coding sequence ATGAGGTTCGAGAGACAATTGCCGATATTCGGAGAGGAAGGACAGCAGAAGATAATGTCCGCAGTAGTGGGCGTAGTGGGCTGCGGAGGATTGGGTGTCAATGTTATCACACAACTCGTATCCGCCGGGGTATCCCATTTCATTCTTTGCGACCATCAGTCTCCCGAGTTATCGAATCTCAATCGCCAGTTCATTTATTCCGCATCTGATTACAGACCGAAATCCGTCATCTCTGCCGAATGGATTCTTACACTCAATCCAAGTGCAGAGGTGCAATCCAATGCGGAACCGCTGACCGAGTTGAACGGGGATCTGTTCAGAGGATGTGACATTCTAGTGGACTGCCTGGATAACTTCGAATCCAGAATGATCCTGTCGGATCTGGCTGAGAATATGAACGTACCCCTTGTTCATGGAGGGGTATCTGGTTTCACAGGACAGATCGCCGTATGCATCCCCGGAAAGACCAAGAGCCTCAGGGATATGATAGGGACGATGAAGAATCCCGAAGGAATCATACCAACTGTCGGAGCAGGCGTCTCCATCATCGCTTCGATGGAGGCTTTGGAAGTTCTAAAGATAATATCGGGCCTCGGAACAGAAAACGAGGGTAAGCTGATCACTTTGGATATGGAATGCTGGATTACAGATTCTGTCCAGTTCTGA
- the purC gene encoding phosphoribosylaminoimidazolesuccinocarboxamide synthase, whose amino-acid sequence MEHIMTGKVKEVYKVDDDTLEFAYTNNISVFDKIIPSQVPHKGETLCRTAKYWFTLLTKEGINNHYISEPSPDRMRVKRVDIIRDYSKINGNTKNYLIPLEVICRYYAAGSLMDRIKSGKVKPEDLGFPSDHIVKEGEKLPKPFIECTTKLEAHDENLTDEEAKKMAGLSDEEFEEIKRTVLKIDSIIDRECSKRGLIHCDGKKEFAFDKDRKLMVIDTFGTLDEDRWWDADEFAKGKIVQLSKEFVRQYYRETGYHKALYDAREKGLPEPDIPALPQEIVDRVSKLYVDMFERITGEKF is encoded by the coding sequence ATGGAGCACATAATGACCGGAAAGGTCAAAGAAGTTTACAAGGTGGACGACGATACGTTGGAGTTCGCCTACACCAACAACATCTCTGTCTTCGACAAGATCATCCCTTCACAGGTGCCTCACAAGGGAGAGACGCTCTGCAGGACGGCGAAATACTGGTTCACCCTTCTTACTAAAGAGGGGATCAACAACCATTATATCAGTGAGCCCTCCCCAGATAGGATGAGGGTGAAGAGGGTCGACATCATCAGGGACTACAGCAAGATCAACGGAAACACAAAGAACTACCTGATTCCCCTGGAAGTCATCTGCAGGTACTATGCCGCAGGTTCTCTTATGGACAGGATCAAGTCCGGTAAGGTTAAGCCTGAGGATCTCGGATTCCCTTCGGACCATATTGTCAAAGAGGGTGAGAAGCTTCCTAAGCCGTTCATCGAGTGCACTACGAAACTTGAAGCCCACGACGAGAACCTTACCGATGAGGAGGCCAAGAAGATGGCCGGCCTTTCAGATGAGGAGTTCGAGGAGATCAAGAGGACCGTCCTAAAGATCGATTCGATCATCGACAGGGAATGCAGCAAGAGAGGACTCATCCATTGCGACGGAAAGAAGGAGTTCGCTTTCGACAAGGACAGAAAGCTGATGGTCATCGATACCTTCGGAACATTGGATGAAGACCGCTGGTGGGACGCAGACGAATTCGCGAAAGGAAAGATCGTGCAGCTCTCGAAGGAGTTCGTCCGCCAGTACTATCGTGAGACCGGATATCACAAAGCACTCTATGATGCACGTGAGAAGGGATTGCCCGAACCAGACATCCCTGCACTTCCTCAGGAGATCGTCGACCGCGTGAGCAAGCTCTACGTCGACATGTTCGAGAGGATAACCGGCGAGAAGTTCTGA
- a CDS encoding UPF0179 family protein, which yields MHQNRGDLMAQITLIGTKQAAVGTEFYYLGPMEECADCKYNKVCFNLENGAKYKIVGIRLQEHECHEFDGDSVTAVEVEKICTRASVGKRQAMEGSKITYKGSECKNLSCEHYGICHAIGKIPGEKYTVQKVEGDLDCPLGEKLVLVDLF from the coding sequence ATGCATCAGAACCGGGGTGATTTGATGGCCCAAATAACATTGATCGGTACCAAACAGGCAGCAGTAGGGACGGAGTTCTATTACCTCGGACCCATGGAGGAATGTGCTGACTGCAAGTACAACAAGGTATGCTTCAATCTTGAGAACGGCGCGAAATACAAAATCGTGGGCATAAGACTGCAAGAACACGAATGCCATGAATTTGACGGAGACTCGGTCACTGCCGTTGAAGTGGAGAAGATCTGTACCCGCGCATCCGTCGGAAAAAGACAGGCAATGGAAGGCAGCAAGATTACATACAAGGGTTCGGAGTGCAAAAATCTGTCCTGCGAGCATTATGGGATTTGTCATGCCATAGGAAAGATCCCGGGGGAGAAGTACACCGTCCAGAAGGTGGAAGGCGACCTCGACTGTCCCCTGGGAGAGAAATTGGTTTTGGTCGATCTGTTCTGA
- a CDS encoding NAD(P)-dependent glycerol-1-phosphate dehydrogenase encodes MAKDFLKEKMVFFPRNVIAGHDVLRNVKEVCVNIHSGTTGTIITGENTDKVAGRAARDHLQGYDIDTFITDKATEENIEEAKKRIQEYGSTFILAIGGGSKIDIAKVVANDLNIPFISIPTSAAHDGIASNRASIKSDKGSVSIEGASPMGVIADTEIIFKSPYRMLASGCADVLSNFSSLRDWKLAYELRDEHFSRSAYAFAYYAAESMMDAADYIRPNLEESVWLAIKPIIVSGISMSIARSSRPTSGSEHMISHTIDHLYPGRAMHGEQCGVASIVTTYLQRGDWEELKHALVKIGAPTKASELNLTNDEFIEAVINAHKIRKDRYTILGDNGITRETAEDICIRTGVI; translated from the coding sequence ATGGCAAAGGATTTCTTGAAGGAGAAAATGGTCTTCTTCCCGCGCAACGTTATAGCAGGCCACGATGTCTTGCGCAATGTCAAAGAGGTCTGTGTAAACATACACAGCGGTACCACGGGAACCATCATAACCGGAGAGAACACCGATAAGGTTGCTGGAAGAGCTGCCAGAGATCATCTCCAAGGGTATGATATCGATACTTTCATCACCGATAAAGCCACCGAAGAGAATATTGAAGAGGCCAAAAAGAGAATACAAGAATACGGTTCCACATTCATATTGGCCATAGGCGGCGGAAGCAAGATCGATATCGCCAAGGTCGTCGCCAACGACCTCAACATCCCCTTCATCAGCATTCCGACTTCGGCAGCCCACGATGGCATAGCATCCAACAGGGCATCCATCAAGTCGGACAAGGGATCGGTCTCGATCGAAGGTGCTTCCCCTATGGGAGTTATCGCTGATACGGAGATCATCTTCAAATCACCATACAGAATGCTGGCGTCCGGATGTGCTGATGTGCTTTCCAACTTCAGTTCGCTTCGCGACTGGAAACTTGCATACGAACTCCGTGACGAACACTTCAGCAGATCTGCATACGCTTTCGCTTACTACGCAGCAGAATCCATGATGGATGCTGCAGACTACATAAGGCCTAACCTCGAAGAGAGCGTCTGGCTTGCCATCAAACCGATTATAGTTTCGGGCATATCGATGAGTATCGCCAGGAGCTCAAGGCCCACAAGCGGTTCCGAGCATATGATCTCCCATACGATAGACCATCTGTATCCTGGCAGGGCCATGCACGGAGAGCAGTGCGGTGTCGCATCTATCGTTACCACATATCTCCAGAGAGGGGATTGGGAAGAGCTCAAGCACGCCTTGGTGAAGATAGGAGCGCCCACCAAAGCATCCGAATTGAATCTCACGAACGATGAGTTCATAGAGGCCGTGATCAACGCTCATAAAATCCGTAAGGACAGGTACACTATTCTAGGTGACAATGGCATTACGAGAGAGACGGCAGAAGACATATGCATCAGAACCGGGGTGATTTGA
- a CDS encoding flavodoxin family protein, producing MSGAIIICGSAEEGGVTYAMCSSAKAVLEKKGYQVSLFHPSDMDLHHCRDCKGCAQGECIIEDEMSSIYRSFSESDLIVLASPIHFSGPSSILKMVMDRFQPYWCNKDLTHPDYCISMLCGGSKQPNFQITETIIRAFCLTTGMEYRGSLQIPDTDSGVSDLEDRVEKFLSVW from the coding sequence ATGAGCGGAGCCATCATCATATGCGGATCGGCAGAAGAAGGAGGCGTGACCTATGCGATGTGTTCTTCTGCCAAAGCAGTATTGGAGAAGAAAGGCTATCAAGTTTCTCTCTTCCATCCTTCTGATATGGATCTGCACCACTGCAGGGATTGCAAGGGATGTGCTCAGGGGGAGTGCATCATAGAGGACGAAATGTCTTCGATTTACCGGTCATTCTCGGAATCTGACCTTATTGTTTTGGCATCGCCGATTCATTTCAGTGGCCCATCTTCCATCTTAAAGATGGTGATGGATCGTTTCCAGCCATACTGGTGCAACAAGGACCTTACGCATCCAGATTACTGCATATCGATGCTTTGTGGCGGAAGCAAACAACCCAATTTTCAGATAACAGAGACGATAATCCGTGCTTTTTGCTTAACAACCGGTATGGAATACAGAGGTTCCCTTCAGATACCGGACACCGATTCTGGAGTTAGCGATCTGGAGGACAGAGTTGAAAAGTTCCTATCCGTCTGGTGA
- a CDS encoding desulfoferrodoxin translates to MVIYKCAKCPNAFEVVFKAPCTPKCCGEDMVIVEPKTDDFKNEKHVPYIEKQDGGFLVKVGKETPHPMVEDHYIVYIQICADGIMMRKYLKPGDAPEAFFKTDAKEVRAWEYCNKHGLWKSNQ, encoded by the coding sequence ATGGTAATCTACAAGTGCGCAAAATGCCCCAACGCTTTCGAGGTCGTTTTCAAGGCCCCCTGCACCCCCAAGTGCTGCGGCGAGGACATGGTCATCGTCGAGCCCAAGACTGACGATTTCAAGAATGAGAAGCATGTCCCCTACATCGAGAAGCAGGACGGGGGATTCCTCGTGAAGGTCGGTAAGGAGACGCCTCACCCGATGGTCGAGGACCACTACATCGTGTACATCCAAATCTGCGCAGACGGTATCATGATGAGGAAGTACCTCAAACCCGGAGACGCTCCCGAGGCCTTCTTCAAGACTGATGCAAAAGAGGTCAGAGCTTGGGAGTACTGCAACAAGCACGGACTTTGGAAATCGAATCAGTGA
- a CDS encoding adenylosuccinate synthase: MPSLAIIGSQWGDEGKGKLTDYLDEKSDLIVRFQGGNNAGHTIIVDDKVFKLHGLPSGVVRPGKLAVIGNGVVVNLEELGEEINQVLANGGSIDGLRISDRAHLIMGYHKKLDGAEEKYRGKNNVGTTKKGIGPTYQDKIARIGFRAGDLLEDDLLKEKISFILPYKKDLMAMMDAEQCNCTTESLYEKMVGWRNQIGKYICDTSVLINDALDNNKNVVFEGAQGAMLDIDHGTYPYVTSSATCGGGICTGSGVAPNRIDKVVGIVKAYTTRVGEGPFVSEIHDDFGIELQKKGGEFGVTTGRGRRCGWLDLVVVEHASRLCGFTSLGITKIDVLNDIPELPVCVAYEIDGEEVKHFPASIAKLNRAKPVYETFKGWKGWDNTMDVVKAGYDNLPGEMREYIEYIEKYLKVPADLISLGPDRDETIDRKKDWWN; encoded by the coding sequence ATGCCGAGTCTAGCTATCATCGGTTCCCAATGGGGAGACGAAGGAAAAGGAAAGCTCACAGATTACCTGGATGAGAAATCAGACCTCATCGTACGTTTCCAGGGAGGAAACAATGCGGGACACACAATCATCGTAGATGACAAGGTGTTCAAGCTCCACGGACTACCATCCGGAGTTGTAAGACCTGGAAAACTCGCAGTCATCGGTAACGGTGTCGTCGTCAACCTTGAAGAGTTGGGGGAGGAGATCAACCAGGTTCTCGCCAACGGAGGTTCGATCGACGGACTGAGGATCTCCGACAGGGCCCATTTGATCATGGGATACCACAAGAAACTGGACGGAGCTGAGGAGAAGTACCGCGGTAAGAACAACGTCGGTACGACCAAGAAAGGTATCGGACCCACATATCAGGACAAGATTGCTAGGATCGGATTCAGGGCAGGGGACCTTCTCGAGGATGACCTTCTGAAAGAGAAGATCTCATTCATACTCCCGTACAAGAAGGACCTCATGGCCATGATGGATGCCGAGCAGTGCAACTGCACTACCGAGTCCCTGTACGAGAAGATGGTGGGCTGGAGAAACCAGATCGGCAAGTACATCTGCGACACCTCCGTTCTGATCAACGATGCTCTGGACAATAACAAGAATGTTGTGTTCGAAGGAGCTCAGGGCGCCATGCTGGACATCGATCACGGTACATACCCGTATGTCACATCCTCCGCAACCTGCGGAGGAGGGATCTGTACCGGGTCGGGAGTCGCCCCCAACAGGATTGATAAGGTTGTCGGAATCGTCAAGGCATACACCACACGTGTAGGGGAAGGACCTTTCGTTTCAGAGATCCACGACGATTTCGGAATAGAACTCCAAAAGAAGGGCGGAGAGTTCGGTGTCACTACCGGAAGGGGAAGAAGATGCGGATGGCTGGACCTGGTCGTTGTCGAACATGCTTCAAGGCTCTGCGGATTCACATCCCTCGGAATCACAAAGATCGATGTGCTGAACGACATCCCTGAACTTCCCGTGTGCGTCGCATACGAGATAGACGGAGAAGAAGTCAAACACTTCCCTGCATCCATCGCCAAACTGAACAGGGCAAAACCCGTGTATGAGACTTTCAAGGGATGGAAAGGATGGGACAACACCATGGATGTCGTGAAAGCAGGCTACGACAACCTTCCCGGAGAGATGAGGGAATACATCGAGTATATCGAGAAGTACCTGAAGGTCCCTGCAGACCTCATCAGTCTCGGACCCGACAGAGATGAGACCATCGATCGTAAGAAAGACTGGTGGAACTGA
- a CDS encoding N2,N2-dimethylguanosine tRNA methyltransferase, translated as MPDGMVIREGSTDILVPEQHSSGGPGKIQGGVFFNEQMAFNRDVSVMFLRAVGRELTVADAMTATGSRAVRIANEVKGTQVTANDISPDTIPYIEANISMNNLQNCVASTRNLHSLFADEAFDYVDLDPFGSPVPFIQSAILGCRKKGILAITATDTAPLAGAHAPKCRRRYQSEPVRGYMCHEGGLRILMCSIARELAKFDRGMKPLLSFYADHYFRTYIQIEEGAEKADRMMDQLGYMEYNMETLERSTSKHYDSIHKYGPFWLGPLHDQEFVSRMDATGMAAEKRCRKYLDLWKNELDTEVFVYDMSELSSYIKKSPAKLADFIELLNAHGKASPTHICPTSFKTDLPLKDVLSLYIDASPDSKS; from the coding sequence ATGCCTGATGGAATGGTGATCCGCGAAGGATCCACAGATATCCTGGTCCCAGAGCAACACTCTTCGGGCGGACCCGGGAAAATCCAGGGAGGAGTATTCTTCAACGAACAGATGGCATTCAACCGCGATGTTAGTGTCATGTTCCTTCGTGCCGTAGGAAGGGAATTGACTGTTGCCGATGCCATGACAGCCACAGGCTCCAGGGCGGTCAGGATTGCTAATGAGGTCAAGGGCACACAGGTGACCGCCAATGACATCAGCCCAGACACGATACCCTATATCGAGGCAAACATCAGCATGAATAATCTCCAGAACTGCGTAGCATCTACTAGGAATCTGCACTCATTGTTCGCTGACGAAGCATTTGATTACGTGGACCTGGATCCATTCGGTTCCCCTGTACCCTTCATTCAATCAGCGATCTTGGGATGTCGCAAGAAGGGGATTCTGGCCATCACAGCCACCGACACTGCCCCTCTTGCTGGCGCACATGCACCCAAGTGCAGACGCAGGTATCAGTCCGAACCGGTAAGGGGATACATGTGTCATGAAGGAGGATTACGCATCCTTATGTGCTCCATCGCCAGAGAATTGGCCAAGTTCGACAGGGGAATGAAACCGTTGCTCTCATTCTATGCCGACCACTATTTCCGCACCTACATACAGATCGAAGAGGGAGCAGAGAAAGCAGACAGAATGATGGATCAGCTCGGTTATATGGAATACAACATGGAGACTCTTGAGAGGTCCACATCCAAGCACTACGACAGCATCCACAAATACGGTCCTTTCTGGCTTGGTCCTCTCCATGATCAGGAGTTCGTCTCAAGAATGGATGCAACTGGAATGGCTGCTGAGAAAAGATGCAGAAAATACCTTGACCTCTGGAAGAACGAATTGGACACAGAAGTTTTCGTCTATGATATGAGCGAGCTGTCATCTTACATCAAGAAATCGCCCGCGAAACTGGCCGATTTCATTGAACTTCTGAATGCCCACGGCAAAGCATCACCCACACATATCTGTCCAACTTCATTCAAAACTGATCTTCCCCTTAAAGACGTTTTATCTCTCTATATAGATGCTAGTCCCGACTCCAAGTCCTGA
- a CDS encoding NTPase: MITDIKIGITGLPGSGKTYALLRVIEMLKEEELLIGGMVDEPIEEGRKKTGFTVRNLLTDEKAVFASTDIESKVVVGKLGVDLSKLEEVGVKALKEAIEKCDIIVIDEVGKMEVESEAFVEAVKETLDADKPMIITLHKKSRNPLLQDIRRRDDVRILEVTPTNRNILPYKIVRLMHGENV; the protein is encoded by the coding sequence ATGATTACTGATATCAAAATCGGTATAACAGGACTTCCGGGCTCAGGAAAGACCTATGCACTTCTTCGTGTCATCGAGATGCTAAAAGAAGAAGAGCTATTGATAGGCGGTATGGTAGATGAGCCTATCGAAGAAGGAAGGAAAAAGACTGGTTTTACTGTCAGGAATCTTTTGACCGACGAGAAAGCAGTTTTCGCCAGTACAGATATCGAAAGCAAAGTCGTCGTCGGTAAGCTAGGTGTCGACCTTTCTAAACTCGAAGAGGTAGGTGTCAAAGCCCTCAAAGAAGCCATCGAAAAATGCGACATCATCGTGATCGATGAGGTCGGAAAGATGGAAGTTGAGAGCGAAGCATTCGTAGAAGCCGTCAAGGAAACACTGGATGCCGATAAACCCATGATAATTACCCTTCACAAGAAATCCAGGAACCCGCTTTTACAGGACATCCGGAGAAGGGATGATGTAAGGATCTTGGAAGTAACCCCCACCAACAGGAACATCTTGCCATACAAGATTGTCCGTCTCATGCATGGGGAGAATGTTTGA